Proteins from a single region of Chryseobacterium sp. T16E-39:
- a CDS encoding winged helix-turn-helix transcriptional regulator, protein MRHNKMTQCSCPLGKAMSALGSKWKPIIVMVIKDKVLRFGQIAARIHVISRKVLTDQLREMEEDGLLTRQEFKELPPRVEYALTEKGLALLPILYLLEEWERSYETKEMFAETNV, encoded by the coding sequence ATGAGACATAATAAAATGACCCAATGCAGCTGCCCGCTTGGGAAGGCAATGTCCGCTTTGGGAAGCAAATGGAAACCGATCATTGTGATGGTCATCAAAGATAAAGTGTTGCGCTTTGGACAGATCGCTGCACGGATACACGTTATTTCACGAAAGGTTTTAACGGATCAGCTTAGAGAAATGGAGGAAGACGGATTATTAACCCGACAGGAGTTTAAAGAACTTCCACCCAGAGTTGAGTATGCGTTGACCGAAAAAGGACTTGCTCTCTTACCTATCCTTTATTTACTCGAAGAGTGGGAGAGAAGCTATGAAACAAAAGAGATGTTTGCAGAAACAAATGTCTGA
- a CDS encoding 3-oxoacyl-ACP synthase III family protein → MTTKIIGVGNYIPPETITNLFFDKHNFINKSGESLKESNAIIASKLREITGIEERRYARNDQVTSDLGFIAAEAAIENAGIDRETIDYIIFAHNFGDVRFGTIQSDTVPSLASRAKHLLKIKNNFCVAYDVLFGCPGWIEGVIQANAFIKAGIAKRCLVIGAETLSRVSDIHDRDSMIYADGAGAAILEVSNEEGGIKSHVSASFTLNEKDYLFFGKSYNNERCPDTKYIKMDGRKIYEFALSNVPDAMKKCLDDSGYQITQLNKIIIHQANEKMDEAIVKRFYQLYNSPMPEDVMPMVIKKLGNSSVATIPSLLAMILNDELDSHDINEGDVVLFASVGAGMNINAFVYKF, encoded by the coding sequence ATGACGACTAAAATCATCGGAGTAGGAAACTACATTCCCCCAGAAACCATTACCAATTTATTCTTTGATAAACACAATTTTATAAATAAAAGCGGCGAGTCATTAAAAGAAAGTAATGCAATTATTGCCAGTAAACTAAGAGAGATTACAGGCATTGAAGAAAGAAGATATGCACGAAATGATCAGGTTACTTCTGATCTTGGTTTTATAGCAGCAGAAGCAGCAATAGAAAATGCAGGAATTGACCGTGAAACTATAGACTATATTATATTTGCCCACAATTTTGGGGATGTCCGCTTTGGAACTATCCAATCTGACACGGTTCCAAGTCTTGCTTCACGAGCAAAACATCTTTTAAAAATCAAAAATAATTTTTGTGTCGCCTATGATGTATTATTCGGATGTCCGGGATGGATTGAAGGCGTAATTCAGGCTAATGCATTTATTAAGGCTGGTATAGCTAAGAGATGTCTGGTGATTGGTGCGGAGACACTTTCCAGAGTATCAGATATTCATGACAGAGACAGCATGATCTATGCAGATGGTGCAGGAGCTGCCATTTTAGAAGTTTCCAATGAAGAAGGAGGAATAAAATCTCACGTTTCAGCGTCTTTTACCTTGAATGAAAAAGATTACCTGTTTTTCGGGAAATCATATAATAATGAACGATGCCCTGATACGAAATACATCAAGATGGATGGCCGTAAAATTTACGAATTTGCGCTTTCCAATGTACCTGATGCAATGAAAAAATGCCTGGATGACAGTGGTTATCAGATCACCCAGCTGAATAAGATCATTATCCATCAGGCCAATGAAAAAATGGACGAAGCTATCGTAAAACGATTCTATCAGTTATACAATAGTCCAATGCCGGAGGATGTTATGCCTATGGTAATTAAAAAGCTTGGAAACAGCAGTGTTGCAACTATTCCTTCATTACTTGCTATGATCTTAAATGATGAATTGGATTCTCATGATATCAACGAGGGAGATGTGGTTTTATTTGCTTCAGTAGGTGCTGGAATGAATATTAATGCATTTGTGTATAAATTTTAA
- a CDS encoding site-specific integrase: MNKTFNLLFFIKKNKIRTNGTAPIYLRITVDGKAAEIAAKRYIDPKKWNNKSQKAVGNSQEAKTLNSYLKTLEQQVYDFHYLMLKEEDFVTAESLKSKLLGTDVTTRMLIPIFQDHNDKVEALIGQDFAPGTLERYKTSLKHTQEFLNWKYKISDIDITKIDHAFIMDYDFWLRSVRKCANNTAVKYIKNFKKIMRLCMANGWLSKDPFLGYKAKIKEVERPYLTKEEIQAIYNKEFASDRLSQVRDIFLFSCYTGFAYVDVKKLSKSHINIGIDGDKWIFTNRQKTGTATRVPLLPLAQEIILKYKDHPECVNLNVLFPVLSNQKMNSYLKEIANVCGINKELTFHIARHTFATTVTLSNGVPIESVSKMLGHKNLKTTQHYAKILDKKVSDDMAVLRQILKSKESENSNK; the protein is encoded by the coding sequence ATGAACAAAACATTCAACCTACTATTCTTTATAAAAAAGAATAAAATCAGAACAAATGGAACTGCTCCTATTTACTTACGCATCACTGTAGATGGCAAGGCTGCAGAGATTGCAGCTAAAAGGTATATCGACCCAAAGAAATGGAATAATAAATCACAGAAAGCCGTAGGTAATAGTCAAGAAGCCAAAACACTGAACTCTTACCTTAAAACTTTGGAACAGCAAGTTTACGATTTCCACTACCTGATGCTGAAAGAAGAAGATTTTGTAACAGCAGAAAGTTTAAAATCTAAACTGCTTGGGACTGATGTTACCACAAGAATGCTCATTCCTATTTTTCAGGATCACAATGATAAAGTAGAAGCATTAATAGGTCAGGATTTTGCGCCCGGTACATTGGAACGGTACAAAACCTCTTTAAAACACACACAAGAATTTCTAAATTGGAAATATAAAATTTCTGACATTGATATTACAAAGATAGATCACGCTTTCATTATGGATTATGATTTCTGGCTTCGCAGTGTCCGAAAATGCGCGAACAACACTGCTGTAAAATACATCAAGAACTTCAAAAAAATTATGCGCCTATGCATGGCGAACGGTTGGCTATCCAAAGATCCTTTTCTAGGCTACAAAGCAAAAATTAAAGAAGTGGAACGCCCCTATCTTACAAAGGAGGAAATTCAGGCAATTTATAACAAGGAATTTGCTTCGGACAGATTGAGTCAAGTTCGTGATATTTTCCTTTTCAGTTGTTATACTGGCTTTGCTTATGTTGATGTGAAAAAATTATCTAAATCTCACATTAATATTGGAATAGATGGGGACAAGTGGATATTTACAAATCGTCAGAAAACTGGTACGGCAACCAGAGTTCCACTACTGCCATTAGCTCAAGAGATTATTCTGAAATATAAAGACCATCCAGAATGTGTTAATTTAAATGTTCTGTTTCCTGTTCTAAGTAATCAGAAAATGAATTCTTATCTCAAAGAAATTGCTAATGTTTGTGGGATTAACAAAGAATTGACATTTCATATCGCAAGACACACATTTGCCACTACAGTTACATTATCCAATGGCGTTCCGATTGAAAGTGTAAGCAAAATGCTTGGTCACAAGAATCTAAAAACGACTCAACATTATGCGAAAATTCTTGATAAGAAAGTGAGTGATGATATGGCGGTTTTGAGGCAAATACTTAAAAGTAAAGAATCGGAAAATTCTAATAAATAA
- a CDS encoding helix-turn-helix transcriptional regulator codes for MATNKNAQIRYKALDKCFSNFYKAFYIDDLIKYSSDVLTEYYVKETTVSRRQIFDDIEFMRSEAGFDAPIESYKDGKKVFYRYSDSEFSILKSPLNPSELDSLNEAMETLSRINNLPGFDWVNTMQAKLNSGINQSQNQRQIISFEDNEFLKGIELLNPLYHHIANTQTLDIKYCGFKSSKENVFNISPYYLKQYNNRWFLFGYNHQINKIQNLALDRIVDIQLSKTSFKICEIDFREYFEDVIGVSNDESKQTVDVKIELSENIIPYISSKPIHGSQKIKENILHLQVKLNYELEALILSYGEKMCVLEPKELASIVKERINRIKFVD; via the coding sequence ATGGCTACTAATAAAAATGCACAAATAAGATATAAGGCTCTTGATAAATGTTTCTCTAATTTCTATAAAGCTTTTTATATTGATGATTTAATTAAGTACAGTTCGGATGTACTTACCGAATATTATGTAAAAGAAACAACAGTTTCTCGCAGACAGATTTTTGATGATATAGAATTTATGCGAAGTGAGGCAGGGTTTGATGCACCTATTGAAAGTTATAAAGATGGTAAAAAAGTTTTCTACAGGTATTCAGATTCTGAATTTTCAATTTTAAAAAGTCCATTAAACCCATCAGAATTAGATTCACTCAATGAGGCAATGGAAACGTTGTCAAGAATAAATAATTTACCAGGATTCGATTGGGTTAATACAATGCAGGCAAAATTAAATTCTGGAATAAACCAATCTCAAAATCAAAGGCAGATTATAAGTTTTGAAGATAATGAATTTTTAAAAGGTATAGAACTACTTAATCCATTATATCATCATATTGCTAATACTCAGACTTTGGATATAAAATATTGTGGATTTAAATCATCAAAAGAAAACGTATTTAATATATCGCCATACTATCTCAAACAATATAATAACCGATGGTTTTTGTTTGGATATAATCATCAAATAAATAAAATTCAAAATCTCGCTTTAGACCGTATAGTGGATATTCAACTATCAAAAACATCATTCAAAATTTGTGAAATCGATTTTAGAGAGTATTTTGAAGATGTCATTGGAGTAAGTAACGATGAATCCAAGCAAACTGTCGATGTGAAAATTGAACTTTCAGAAAATATTATTCCATACATCAGTTCAAAACCTATTCATGGATCGCAGAAAATCAAAGAGAATATACTTCATCTTCAAGTAAAACTTAATTACGAACTCGAAGCTCTAATTCTTTCCTATGGAGAAAAAATGTGTGTTTTGGAACCGAAAGAATTAGCTTCGATTGTAAAGGAAAGAATAAATAGAATTAAATTTGTTGACTAG
- a CDS encoding N-6 DNA methylase, with the protein MKDYNSNNEEINDFTERIWKIFDILKNTVPAEDYHVILFLLSLYKDGRLRSGLNHSTYISQSVADSIRFDDKYSDLAEVYSPIIKYLSNDRLYEILRYFENIDLFELQQNFASIFDSILYKLVQNQSRTFGEFIHPKEIIRFIMNLAELPENATVYNPFAGLASFATFLDSDQRYFGQELNRKTWALGKLRLMAYELKNAVYEIDDSISDWNNFSEFDLIVTNPPFGMKLSNYLYKFENSSLESFIIGNSLSQLRLHAKLICLFSVSFLFSENRKNKKLRKALIDNNFIDTIVLLPTSILQHSSIQLCIIVFKKSNNNEIRFVDASQYVYDTESKRNKTFDDIKLYEDIKKQEKNKFIKHIDLQEIKGQDYNLAVTRYFISNDIDGVRFKEIGHFILGSRGVKDLVGKYVKIRDLKNDIVNNRLDFNSVETREIPVKGFKKIEQDCLLVALRWKTLKPTFFEYKGNPIYISTDVAAIRIDKKKVNINYLIAELHSDYVIDQLNAYRTSSIITNLKKDDLFSIKIKLPSIQEQSKSYYIKAEKSLSTKSEQFTSDFNKEVLDVNDENSFLRHQIAGSLKNVRGAFKFIQRILKDKVNSELPGLYDLKASDELETTLANYLQIVDRDLNSINKSVNRFGDKIELMDLNFESFDLLKFIEEYVESLKIRSKNFYNVVLDLGEDAIKEDGFIGVHIDGDKDFLRKAFDNIIENAEKHAFDDGVNNRNQNKIKIELLFDFSDYSVQIDFSNTGKALPVEITLDSMVRRGSSSGNNPGDGIGLWFVNDVMKLHKGSFTFTDETGPDGIEDEYVTTMELTFPIIPAL; encoded by the coding sequence ATGAAAGATTATAATAGTAATAATGAAGAAATCAATGATTTTACAGAAAGGATTTGGAAAATATTTGATATTTTAAAAAATACTGTCCCTGCTGAAGATTATCATGTGATTCTTTTTTTACTTTCACTTTATAAAGATGGCAGATTGAGAAGTGGGTTAAACCACTCCACTTACATTAGTCAGTCTGTTGCGGATTCTATACGCTTCGATGATAAGTATAGTGATTTAGCAGAAGTCTATAGTCCGATTATTAAATATCTGTCAAATGATAGGTTATATGAAATCTTAAGATATTTTGAAAATATTGATTTATTTGAGTTACAGCAAAATTTTGCTTCAATATTCGATTCAATACTATACAAACTTGTACAAAATCAAAGTCGAACTTTTGGAGAGTTTATTCATCCAAAAGAAATAATAAGATTTATAATGAATTTGGCTGAGTTACCTGAGAATGCAACGGTTTATAATCCATTCGCAGGCTTAGCCTCTTTCGCAACTTTTCTTGATTCTGATCAACGATACTTTGGACAAGAGTTAAATCGTAAAACTTGGGCTTTAGGTAAATTAAGGTTAATGGCATATGAATTAAAAAATGCTGTATACGAGATAGATGATTCCATTTCTGATTGGAATAATTTTAGCGAATTCGATTTAATAGTAACTAATCCTCCATTTGGGATGAAACTATCAAATTATCTATATAAGTTTGAAAATTCTTCTTTGGAATCATTTATAATTGGTAATAGTCTCAGTCAATTACGATTACATGCAAAATTAATCTGTTTATTTTCAGTGTCATTTTTATTCTCTGAAAATCGAAAAAATAAAAAATTACGCAAAGCATTAATAGATAACAATTTTATTGATACAATCGTGTTATTACCTACTTCAATTTTACAACATTCCTCAATACAACTTTGTATAATTGTTTTCAAAAAATCAAATAACAATGAAATTAGATTTGTCGATGCATCACAATATGTTTATGATACTGAAAGTAAAAGAAATAAAACATTTGATGATATAAAACTTTATGAAGACATTAAAAAACAGGAAAAAAATAAATTCATAAAACATATTGATTTACAGGAGATAAAAGGACAGGATTATAATCTTGCCGTGACAAGATATTTTATCTCAAATGATATTGATGGAGTAAGATTTAAAGAGATAGGACATTTTATCCTTGGTTCGAGAGGAGTCAAGGATTTAGTAGGAAAATATGTGAAAATAAGAGATCTTAAAAATGATATTGTAAATAATCGATTAGATTTCAATTCAGTTGAAACGAGAGAAATTCCCGTAAAAGGATTCAAAAAAATAGAGCAAGACTGTCTTTTAGTTGCATTGAGATGGAAAACTTTAAAACCAACTTTTTTCGAATATAAAGGAAATCCGATCTATATTTCTACCGATGTAGCAGCAATAAGAATAGACAAAAAGAAAGTTAACATAAATTATTTAATTGCAGAATTACATTCAGACTATGTAATTGATCAATTAAATGCTTATAGAACTTCTAGTATTATCACAAATCTTAAAAAAGACGATTTATTTAGCATTAAAATTAAGCTACCTTCTATCCAAGAACAAAGTAAGTCTTATTATATTAAGGCTGAAAAATCTCTATCAACAAAATCTGAACAATTTACTTCAGATTTCAATAAGGAAGTTTTAGATGTGAATGATGAGAATAGTTTTTTAAGACATCAGATTGCAGGTTCGCTTAAAAATGTAAGAGGGGCATTTAAATTTATTCAGCGAATATTAAAAGATAAAGTTAATTCTGAACTTCCAGGCCTGTATGATTTAAAAGCTAGTGACGAACTAGAAACGACACTTGCAAATTACCTACAAATAGTTGACAGAGATTTAAATTCCATCAATAAATCTGTTAATAGATTCGGAGACAAAATTGAGCTTATGGATTTAAATTTTGAATCTTTTGATTTACTAAAATTTATCGAAGAGTATGTCGAAAGTCTAAAAATAAGATCGAAGAATTTTTATAATGTTGTTTTAGATTTAGGTGAAGATGCAATAAAAGAAGATGGTTTTATTGGAGTGCATATTGATGGTGATAAAGATTTTTTAAGAAAAGCATTTGATAATATCATAGAAAATGCCGAAAAGCATGCATTTGATGATGGTGTTAACAATAGAAATCAGAACAAAATAAAGATCGAATTATTATTTGATTTTTCTGATTATTCTGTACAAATTGATTTCAGTAATACAGGAAAGGCATTACCTGTAGAAATCACATTGGACTCCATGGTTCGTAGAGGTAGTTCTTCAGGAAACAATCCTGGAGATGGAATAGGTTTATGGTTTGTAAATGATGTTATGAAACTACATAAAGGAAGTTTTACTTTTACTGACGAAACTGGTCCTGATGGCATCGAAGACGAATATGTAACAACAATGGAATTGACGTTTCCAATAATACCCGCACTATGA
- a CDS encoding class I SAM-dependent DNA methyltransferase, with the protein MITGELKSQIDQIWNTFWTGGEPNTITIVEQLTYLIFIKDLDEREIRNELKAKRGFSYTPIFKENQQNFRWKNLKEMDVNARHQIFSNTVDGIFPFIRSLGKETSMFAIHMKGASFGNYKPSVLDQVIEKLDNIDMTHQDTKGDIYEYMLSKLEGGGTAGQFRTPRHIIKMMVELMQPTLEDTISDPSVGTAGFLVGAKEYIDKHNDITLLDKYADHINRKMFNGTEFSSTMLRIASMNLYLHGVEEPNIIDVDAVSKDNTVTNEHTLILANPPFKGTIDKESISPGLKNVTDTSKTELLFLALMLRQLKTGGRAAVIVPDGVLFGSGKAYKSIREEIIANNKLEAVISMPSGVFKPYAGVSTAIIIFTKTGNGGTDNVWFYDMQADGKSLDDKRALLVDEDLFTSFSFGNALETMDLEAKQKLHSKFNLPQIIDHYRYYKSDFYKKMHSENGAVLQVKDLPENLGFNEFMPETITHDYSNRTSQSFLVPFKEIANNDWDLSINRYKEIVYEEVQYDAPNVILERINSLGNERNSLVEKLRINLN; encoded by the coding sequence ATGATAACCGGAGAATTAAAATCCCAAATAGACCAAATATGGAACACCTTCTGGACAGGAGGTGAGCCCAACACAATAACCATTGTAGAGCAGCTTACATATCTCATTTTCATTAAAGATCTTGACGAAAGAGAAATCAGAAATGAACTCAAGGCAAAACGCGGCTTTTCTTATACACCGATTTTTAAAGAAAACCAACAGAATTTCCGTTGGAAAAACCTTAAGGAAATGGATGTAAATGCACGACATCAAATCTTTTCTAATACTGTTGATGGTATTTTTCCATTTATTCGCTCACTTGGCAAAGAAACCAGTATGTTCGCTATTCATATGAAAGGAGCTTCATTTGGAAATTATAAACCTTCTGTACTTGATCAGGTGATTGAAAAGCTGGATAATATTGACATGACACATCAAGATACTAAGGGAGATATATATGAGTATATGCTATCTAAGCTTGAAGGTGGTGGTACTGCAGGTCAATTCCGTACTCCTAGACATATTATAAAAATGATGGTAGAGCTTATGCAGCCTACTTTGGAAGATACCATTTCCGATCCTTCTGTAGGGACTGCTGGTTTTTTAGTCGGTGCAAAAGAATATATTGATAAGCACAATGATATCACTTTGTTGGACAAATATGCTGACCACATCAACCGAAAAATGTTTAATGGGACAGAATTTTCATCTACAATGTTGCGTATCGCCTCTATGAACCTCTATCTTCACGGTGTTGAAGAACCCAACATCATCGATGTGGATGCCGTTTCCAAAGACAACACAGTTACCAATGAACATACCTTGATTTTAGCCAATCCGCCTTTTAAGGGAACGATTGATAAAGAAAGCATTTCTCCCGGACTGAAAAATGTAACCGATACTTCCAAAACCGAATTGCTGTTTTTAGCATTGATGCTTCGCCAGCTGAAAACCGGTGGGCGTGCTGCTGTAATTGTGCCTGATGGCGTTTTGTTCGGAAGCGGAAAAGCCTACAAAAGCATCCGTGAAGAGATTATTGCCAACAACAAACTGGAAGCCGTGATTTCTATGCCGAGTGGCGTTTTTAAACCTTATGCCGGAGTGAGTACGGCGATTATTATCTTTACAAAAACTGGAAACGGTGGTACCGACAATGTGTGGTTCTACGATATGCAGGCTGATGGGAAATCTCTGGACGACAAACGCGCTCTGCTGGTAGATGAAGACCTCTTTACCTCCTTTTCTTTTGGCAACGCTTTGGAAACCATGGATTTGGAAGCCAAACAGAAACTGCACAGTAAGTTTAATCTGCCACAGATTATCGATCATTACCGCTATTACAAAAGTGACTTTTACAAAAAAATGCACAGCGAAAACGGTGCTGTCCTTCAGGTAAAAGATCTGCCGGAAAATTTAGGTTTTAATGAATTTATGCCCGAAACCATTACTCACGATTACAGCAACAGAACTTCGCAGTCTTTCCTCGTACCTTTTAAAGAAATTGCCAACAACGATTGGGATTTATCTATCAACAGATACAAAGAAATTGTGTATGAAGAAGTGCAGTATGATGCGCCGAATGTAATTTTGGAGAGGATTAATTCTTTAGGAAATGAAAGAAACTCTTTGGTTGAAAAATTAAGAATAAATCTAAACTAA
- a CDS encoding restriction endonuclease subunit S: protein MIALKELIEKPISGDWGIEGENVNVLRTTNFQNNGLINFENVVKRNVPEKVIKQKKLLRGDIIIEKSGGSPTQPVGRVVFFDTTGEYICNNFTSILRPKKDLIDSKYLHYILFANHKIGITEKFQNKTTGIINLQLSRFIENIQIPLPPLEIQKHIAQILNDAAALRDKTAQLIKECDALAQSIFLDMFGDPAFNYNNFPEQELVSLVRSSNDIKCGPFGTQLSKSEYVESGVPIWGIPQINSSFVKKPTEYITSEKSKTLEQYSVFPNDILMSRKGNVGTCSIYPKNWELGILHSDALRIRCDENKVNPVFLIWQFRISRSLIVQINNVSSGAIMAGINVSKLKNIRPIVPPITLQNQFAEKIALIEQQKELAKQELKESEDLFNCLLQKAFKGELT from the coding sequence ATGATAGCTTTAAAAGAATTAATTGAAAAGCCGATAAGTGGCGATTGGGGAATTGAAGGAGAAAATGTTAATGTATTAAGAACAACCAATTTTCAGAATAATGGTTTAATCAATTTTGAGAATGTGGTTAAGAGGAATGTGCCAGAAAAAGTAATTAAACAAAAAAAATTACTAAGAGGTGATATCATAATTGAAAAATCTGGAGGAAGTCCTACACAACCAGTCGGAAGAGTGGTTTTTTTTGATACTACTGGCGAATATATTTGTAATAATTTCACTTCGATTCTTCGTCCAAAAAAGGATTTAATCGATTCTAAATATCTACATTATATACTTTTTGCAAATCACAAAATTGGTATCACAGAAAAGTTTCAAAATAAAACAACTGGCATTATAAATCTTCAATTATCTCGATTTATTGAAAACATCCAAATCCCACTTCCCCCCCTCGAAATCCAAAAACACATCGCCCAGATTTTAAACGATGCCGCTGCGTTGCGAGACAAAACCGCTCAACTCATCAAAGAATGCGACGCCCTCGCACAATCTATCTTTTTGGATATGTTTGGTGATCCTGCATTCAATTATAATAATTTTCCTGAACAAGAACTTGTTTCTTTAGTAAGGAGTAGCAATGATATTAAATGTGGCCCATTTGGGACTCAACTTAGCAAAAGTGAGTATGTTGAAAGTGGGGTTCCTATTTGGGGAATTCCACAAATTAATAGCTCTTTTGTTAAAAAACCTACAGAATATATAACATCTGAAAAGTCGAAAACATTGGAACAGTATTCAGTATTTCCAAATGATATTCTAATGTCAAGAAAAGGAAATGTAGGTACTTGTTCTATCTATCCTAAAAATTGGGAATTGGGTATTCTTCATTCTGATGCTCTTCGAATTAGATGTGACGAGAATAAAGTTAATCCAGTATTTCTAATTTGGCAATTTAGGATTAGTAGAAGCTTAATTGTTCAAATTAATAATGTGAGTAGTGGAGCAATAATGGCGGGAATAAACGTTTCAAAATTGAAAAACATACGACCTATTGTTCCCCCAATCACTCTCCAAAACCAATTTGCCGAAAAAATTGCCTTAATTGAGCAGCAAAAAGAGTTGGCAAAACAGGAACTCAAGGAAAGTGAAGATTTGTTTAACTGCCTTTTGCAGAAGGCTTTTAAAGGAGAATTGACATAA